The following nucleotide sequence is from Citrus sinensis cultivar Valencia sweet orange chromosome 6, DVS_A1.0, whole genome shotgun sequence.
AAGGAAATGACTTCCAAAcacaacaaataattatttacttatagTTTTTCAATGTTTGACTGGCAAAAGCAGATTTTGCTTTCTAGTTTTTAAGTCGCTCAAATGAGCAACTGAGTCACTCTCTCATTATCAATGTGGCACATGTTCCAAGCACCCTTTTCTATGTTTATTCACAGCACCAAACATGTTCTGTCTCTTATTTTTAAGCTGACTCAAACATCACCTAATTCTTTTCAAAGTTGACTACATCCATGCCACATGTCCACTTCAATTAATTCAACAATATTGTGCcttcaaatataaatgtttttgAATACTCCTCAGCTTTCAATATACCTCAGATACTAAAAATCAATCTTATAGTTAACTCATGTCTATCAATGATTTGTTTGAAACTGTCACTAATCTAATTTGTAATTCTATGAGTCAATGAGAGAATTAGGATACGACACTGTCCTTTATATCCATATAAAAAGTAGAATTCGCATAAAGAAAACTATTCGGTTCATAATTCAGAAATGActttccaaaatttataatctgtTGAATGGTTAtgaaagatatttttaaaagtttaaagttgaattaaataattattttagatttaaaagaaaataaaaaagagaaaaaaagaaaaatatacaaaaaatttttatgtaaaatttagTCTTCTAAGCAAGCAATTAGCTTTCAAAGTTTAttaatatgtaatttaatgattattcaaacataatttcaaagaaatatttttttttaatgacaattaacaaataaagacGAAATACCTTCCAAATTCTTTGCAAGAGTGTTCAATAAGCTTTATATTTTAAGggaaaatattgtaaaattaaatgaagttaACATGTGGCTTGGGTGTTGgtgtaattattttgaaatattggaTGATGTTCAAGtgaaatagaaaattgaatagaAGAGACAAAAGACATGTTTTGTGCTGTgaattaacaaagaaaaagtgcAGTGCGACATGTGTTGAACTGAGAATGAGAGAGTGAATCCTAGCCCTCCTATTTTTTTACGTGATTATCTACCACTAACAGACCACTCCAAGGGGATGAACAAGCAATAACTATGTAATGCCTCTAATTTCACATTTTATGTCCCAATACCCATTCTGCTTCATCTCTGCCTTTGTCTACTTATGTGAAgtacaaacaaaaattcaagGCAAAAACACTGTTAAACAAACTCAATTTCGAGCCTCAAAGTGTAACAGACAAGATAGACACTATCAGCCAAATGTGTGTGCCAATTCACAAATCTTAATCTTGGCAAAAAACCTAAGtacccatatttttaattgtaccCATTTTAGGTTTTGCCAAAAACCACCAGCTAAGACTCGGTTATGGCTGTCAGTGCGAGAAAATACAACTCACAGGAAACCAAATCTAAAAGACATACCTTAACAGTGGCCGAAATCTTCTCTTCCTTCAGTCAAAGAACTCTTCGCTTCCTTTTGCATTTATGCAAGCCTCAAGTCTTTGAAAATGTTGGTTTTTTATTAACTTCCCCTCAATAATTGGTCCTTCTTTTACATTATTTCTAGCATTTTAAGTATACTCTCCTTCACCATGGATGCTTCATCTCACATCCATCATTGCTAATAACTTTCTATATAGACAGAACACATAACTTAAAGATCTAGACTGCACGAGGGGTTTCCTAATGTTCAATTATTTGaagttttacaaatttataaaagaaaataaaacctcAACTAAATAACCTAGTCAGATAGATGTTTTATCCCATTCAATTTAGCTGGTAAGTCCCCTTCACGATAAGCCATAGATCACAGATGGTTAAACAGAATTGCCTCCTCGATTGgctaataaattcaataactACTAAACAACAAACAACTATGCTGATAAGTAAAAtcatataaaagaaaactacaTCAAACAAATTACAATATAGAAAGTagttcaaagaaaaagagaattggaaaaaaaaaggacaaaaagaaaacaggaATCTAATACTGCCAGACAGAGACCAATAACAGAATTACATAACCAATATTGATTTTCTGCATATCTATAAAACAAAAGCACACAAAAGCAACATAACATATAGAGTGCATAAAGGCAACACGGAAGAAGCATAAAGCTACAGATAGCTAAGTAAAAGGGGTGGGGAAGAGaggaataaagaaaatatataccTGTAGCAGCACTATTTGTATGCTTCCTTGATATCAAGTTCGGCACAATCCTACCTAGTCCAGTAGAAAGTACCTAATTGAAATGCACTACAATTTTAACCTTGAAAACATCAAGTATAAATGAAAAGGGCAGGCCCTGCAAAAGCATTGCATtatcgaaaacaaaaatgatctGGGTAAAAGAAAGTATAACATACAATACTTCAACCACCAAATCAGAGAGGGCTAACTTACAGTCATAACAAACAGAGCAGAGAGCGCACCCGACAAAACGGTTGACTTGGGATGACGCATTGCCATAAGTGCTGCTATTATGAAAGTCTCATCTCCAATCTAGTATCACAAACCTCCAAAGATTCATTAGGCGGTACATAGCAAACAGATTAGTCTTAAATAttaaccccccccccccccgcccccaaccaaaaaacaaacataccACATGAATCTAAGTGGCGAATTCAGAAAGAAGCAACGCATTCATAAAAGATTAGGAAATGTGAAAGCACAAACCTCACTAACAATGATCATCGAAAAACTTGCGATGAAGGCATCAAAAACTCCAAGACCCGAGTCGATATTCAAAGGGATCGTACCGAGTTCATTCTCAAGGTCTTGCGATAAAATCTGTCAAAGAAATCCatttaatcaaacaaaattaaagaaactcATTAACGCATCCTAAGCGAACAAAGAAGCTAACCAAGCCACGGCGGCCGAGATCTTTAGCAGATCGAGATGGGTCTTCATTATCGGATTCAAAAAGGACGTCCTGAGCAGAGATGCCAGAAAGAGCAGAGAAGATGGAAAGGGCGACGAAGAGAAAGCGGACGGGGTTTGAAACCAAACCCATGTCGTAAATTTAGAGAGAATTGGAGGGAAACAAACAGATCTGccagagagaaagagagagagacctTGCTGAAGCGCCAAGATCTCTGCAGTGGCAGTGCGGGAGGGAGGGGGGGGGGCTTATATATGAAATGGCTGCATTTGCCGAGGATTTGACCacgaatttttaaaaaataaaatgcttcGATTTTTAAAGGAAAGTAAGACGAAAGTGGagtcataaaaatttaaaatgtgcaAGATCCAATCCCATTTGAATGAGTGAtgctattggcacccctctcttttacttttcgaacccttttttttttaatattctatttaactcttaaaatatgaaaataacatTCATTGTTGTTTATCCTCAACTAACCGCACGAGCAACTCTCCTCTCTCATTTCAACCCTTTTCAACTTTTTATGCCGCTTGCTTTCGTGAATAAACCCTAATAAGCGATTCTTTCTATCCCATTCCATttcgaaagaaaaaaaaaaaaacaaatgtatGCAGAAAGTTTGATTGGCCCCCTAAcatgtggaaaaaaaaatttaataagtgAGGAAAacttatcttaaattaaattattactttttaaattaatttcattttattgtttgTATAAGAGTTTGTGATGGAAAAAGATATCGAGAGCAAAATCACATGCGACTTCAATCAggtaagtttttatttttaatactatttaaaatataaaggataaaattataaatacagAATAGTAAAGATTTATAAGAGAGAaagaggggtgccaatagggTCACTCTTTTAAGTCTACATGAATGTGCTTAAGAGTCCGTTTCGATGCACTGCCCCAAACCCACTTAAAATGCGAAAGAAGGAGCTGATGAAGGAGAGAAGAAGAGTGAGGAAAAAGTTTTTGAATGTAAGTTGCATTTTTCTATTacttatttagaaattaattgtaaGATCTTTTAGAATCTATTCTTATGCTCGCTTAGCTCCCCTTAACTTAGTGTTCATCTCGCGCTAGCCTTGGCCCAATCTGAGGCTATTGAAGAAGGTTCTTGTGGTTCCCATGGagttaattaaaaagtgtaaatttAACTCTCCTAGCTCGcgatttgattgattttttttaatatttttttaagtagattttttataaaaaaaaaaaaattagttggttggttaatgaaaagaatgaaataaaattgtcaaataaataaaaaatattttaaatattttaacacttaaaaagaatttttcaacCTTTACTcctagaaatttaaaatataaatttttactagtagaagaaaaataatttaattaatctttaaaaattctattggaaaatagttaaacaacaacaaaaattttaataagagtTTACgggattaaataaacacttattattattaaataagtcataccAAACATGCATAAAGGAGCTAATTAATAAGAAGACTACTTTTACTTGGTCATTGCCTTGTGCATAATAGGGTGTTAGTTATTACATATTACATACATTAAGGAAATTGACAAGTTACCTATCagtttttatcatattttaccattgttttttttttttaactgttcGTTACATTTTCAatcatttgattaaatttaatgaggCTTCTTTCACCAAAGTTTGTTATCCCATCACGTAACTTAACCgtgtaataataattgaaattgttgcGCGTTTGCTCTTTCAATTGCCGGTTCTCGTTTTTGGTTTTGTTCAATCTCTCACAATATTATCACCTATTGACCTAAGTTTTGGAAAATGTTAGTTAATTGTTACATTTATAACTAAACCAGttttaatctttgaaaaaagagCACTATGTCAttagaatttagaaatttagtCTTGGGACGTtagcataaaataacaaattttaactaaaaaaggGTGGTTCGGTAATACAGATTTCAATTTTAGGCGGATAACTGATTGTAAGTGAAACTTgtgacatttttttaataaactttgTATTCATATTAGTGCCTGAACACAAGAGTCGTTCTTGcatcatttatttctttattcttatataaaaatattaaaagataattataaattttaaaaatcaaatttttcgaatgactaatatatattatacgatcaataatttatcgatttatatttcatataattaataagatCACTTAGATCAAATCTATTATGACATAGTTTAGATTTTTATCGTCACAATCAAATAACTGAAAATTCAAAGGATAAATTGACACTAATGATGCGTTTAGTAAACAAGAATAGGAATAGATAGGAATTGGAATGGAAATTAGTTATATTGTCATTAATGTATTTACTTTATctaatgtatttattttatcttgaaattagaattaaaatgagttagattgtaacaaattactaaagAGTATTTAATGGAactattgtcataattattattctgTATTTACattatagtgattatttattcaaaaattattattaataatagttattgctaataatatattaatgtattaattaattatattaatatattaattaattaattatactaaTTTTTGAACTGAGGACAAAATAGgtatttttgattttatgaGGGGgctaaattgataattataaaaaatgataaactcATTCTCACCTTATTTCCCATTCCCAAATTAAAGTAGGTCTTAcgattctgattttgattccGATTCTAactctattttaataaataaatgataaatgcaccataaaatatctctataacactaaaatcaattctttaaaaCGGCAAAATGAGATtctttttaaccaaaaaataaaaaataaatgaggcaCCAAAAAATGAGGACAGAAATGAAAGAGCAGTTACTGaaacatataaaaacaaaaaaaaacctgGAAATAGTAAAGGCAGTTGTAGGGAGCGGTCCGAGATTCTGGTACCCCGGTTCGACTTCAATCTCACTCTCTGCGCGTGCATTACAACGACTCTCTCGCTTCCTCCATTCGTCGCGTGGCCAATTGAAGTATTCCACTTTCGAACCAAAAAGAGAAAACGAAAGCCAAAGCACCAATAATAAA
It contains:
- the LOC102621288 gene encoding GDT1-like protein 3, with the translated sequence MGLVSNPVRFLFVALSIFSALSGISAQDVLFESDNEDPSRSAKDLGRRGLILSQDLENELGTIPLNIDSGLGVFDAFIASFSMIIVSEIGDETFIIAALMAMRHPKSTVLSGALSALFVMTVLSTGLGRIVPNLISRKHTNSAATVLYAFFGLRLLYIAWMSDPKSGQKKEMEEVEEKLESGQGKTTFRRFFSRFCTPIFLESFILTFLAEWGDRSQIATIALATHKNAVGVAVGATIGHTICTSLAVVGGSMLASKISQRTVATIGGLLFLCFSLSSYFYPPL